A window of the Acidithiobacillus thiooxidans ATCC 19377 genome harbors these coding sequences:
- a CDS encoding ABC transporter ATP-binding protein/permease, whose translation MKQFNGAFFRDLWRISKPYWWHSEERWSARGVFALIIILNLFMVFISYRITQWYAVFWNALQRFAVNAAWHQMLIFLLLATAYIIAAVSQTFFTQMLEIRWRRWLTRHYLDNWLSKSTFYHMQVLGDGTDNPDQRISEDLASFTSQTLNIIIGLLSSVTTLAAFVFMLWELSAMITIPWNGALYTIPGYLVWAALIYAVFGTILTALIGRPLIKLNFNQERYQADFRFSMMRLRENSESVALYGGENEERHHFLRRFAEVYANYWRIIWRSMRLNWWVSGYGQAAIIFPIIVSMPAYFVNKAIGIGGLQQIASAFSQVQGALSFIVSSYSSLANWHAVVDRLRFFEQSMDEVRVIRETHYQIERKNAPNLQVKHLNVRLPDGRELVHDLNLDVRRRERLLIMGPSGGGKSTLIRSLAGIWPFGDGEIGLPEGERPLFLPQKPYLPLGTLRDVLVYPFGASVDDQQLQQILRRVDMSSLADKLDDSRLWSHVLSLGEQQRLAFARVLVQKPQWIFLDEASSALDEPAENRLYQLLVEALPESAIISVGHRSSLLQHHQHCLRLQGNGAWVLEVVQQQGPADGLHPAPA comes from the coding sequence ATGAAGCAGTTTAACGGAGCGTTTTTTCGCGACTTGTGGCGTATCAGCAAGCCATACTGGTGGCATTCAGAAGAGCGCTGGAGTGCGCGGGGTGTTTTCGCGTTGATCATTATTCTCAACCTGTTTATGGTATTTATTTCCTACCGCATTACCCAATGGTATGCCGTTTTCTGGAATGCCTTGCAGCGTTTTGCCGTCAATGCGGCCTGGCATCAGATGCTGATTTTTCTGTTGCTGGCGACAGCCTACATCATAGCCGCCGTATCCCAGACTTTTTTTACCCAGATGCTGGAAATCCGCTGGCGACGTTGGCTGACCCGCCATTATCTCGACAACTGGTTGTCCAAAAGCACATTTTACCATATGCAGGTGCTCGGCGATGGCACAGATAACCCCGACCAGCGTATCAGCGAGGATCTGGCCAGTTTTACCAGCCAGACCCTGAACATCATCATTGGCCTGCTCAGTTCAGTAACGACTCTGGCGGCCTTTGTGTTCATGCTCTGGGAATTGTCGGCCATGATTACCATCCCCTGGAATGGGGCTTTATACACCATTCCCGGTTATCTGGTTTGGGCTGCATTGATATACGCCGTATTTGGAACCATTCTGACAGCGCTTATTGGCCGCCCGCTGATCAAGCTCAATTTTAATCAGGAACGCTATCAGGCGGATTTCCGTTTCAGCATGATGCGTCTGCGAGAAAACAGCGAGAGCGTAGCTTTATATGGAGGTGAAAACGAAGAACGCCACCATTTTCTCCGGCGTTTTGCCGAAGTGTATGCGAATTACTGGCGGATCATCTGGCGATCCATGCGCCTGAACTGGTGGGTGTCAGGGTATGGTCAGGCGGCCATTATTTTCCCGATTATTGTCAGCATGCCTGCCTATTTTGTGAATAAAGCCATTGGCATCGGCGGACTGCAGCAAATCGCCTCCGCTTTTTCCCAGGTGCAGGGTGCGCTTTCCTTTATTGTCAGCAGTTACAGCAGTCTGGCCAACTGGCATGCAGTCGTCGATCGTTTGCGCTTTTTTGAACAATCCATGGACGAGGTGCGGGTCATCCGTGAAACCCACTATCAGATTGAACGGAAAAACGCGCCCAACCTGCAGGTCAAGCATCTCAATGTGCGCCTGCCCGATGGCCGGGAACTGGTGCATGACCTGAATCTCGACGTCCGTCGTCGTGAGCGACTGTTGATCATGGGGCCTTCCGGTGGCGGAAAAAGTACGCTGATCCGCAGTCTGGCAGGTATCTGGCCTTTTGGTGACGGAGAAATCGGGCTACCCGAAGGAGAGCGCCCCTTGTTTCTTCCCCAAAAACCTTACTTGCCTCTGGGTACCCTCCGGGATGTTCTGGTGTATCCCTTTGGCGCCAGTGTGGATGATCAGCAACTGCAACAGATTTTGCGCAGGGTTGATATGAGTAGTCTTGCCGACAAGCTGGATGACTCCCGGCTCTGGTCGCATGTGTTATCCTTGGGGGAACAGCAGCGTCTGGCTTTCGCGAGGGTGCTGGTGCAAAAACCGCAGTGGATATTTCTGGATGAGGCGAGTTCGGCTCTGGATGAGCCCGCCGAAAACCGACTATATCAATTGCTGGTCGAAGCCCTTCCGGAAAGCGCAATCATCAGTGTCGGTCATCGCTCCAGTTTGCTGCAGCACCACCAGCATTGCCTGCGCCTGCAGGGTAATGGTGCCTGGGTGCTGGAAGTCGTCCAACAGCAAGGCCCAGCAGATGGTTTGCACCCGGCACCTGCATGA
- a CDS encoding thioredoxin family protein: MAMTAKDLPVGGAMPAFSLPEGGQSTLWSSTSARGKPLLVLFICNHCPYVLHISRQLGELARQWQNQGVQVVAINSNDPDTYPEDAPEKMPAEAQRAGYDFPYLFDADQAVAKAFNAVCTPDIFLFDQAGKLFYHGQFDDSRPKNTLPVTGKDLSEAVAAVLEKREPPAKVLPSVGCSIKWRAGNEPEGWA; this comes from the coding sequence ATGGCAATGACCGCAAAAGATTTACCCGTTGGTGGCGCCATGCCCGCTTTTTCTTTGCCAGAGGGAGGGCAGAGTACGCTTTGGTCCAGTACATCCGCCCGGGGCAAGCCCTTACTGGTGCTGTTTATCTGCAACCATTGTCCTTATGTACTGCATATCAGCAGGCAGCTGGGCGAGTTGGCCCGTCAGTGGCAAAATCAGGGAGTTCAGGTGGTGGCGATCAACAGTAATGATCCGGACACCTATCCTGAGGATGCCCCCGAGAAAATGCCTGCCGAAGCGCAGCGTGCCGGTTATGACTTTCCCTATCTTTTTGATGCAGATCAAGCCGTAGCGAAGGCCTTCAACGCCGTTTGTACCCCGGACATTTTCCTTTTTGATCAGGCAGGCAAGCTTTTTTACCATGGTCAGTTTGATGACAGTCGTCCCAAAAATACGCTGCCGGTTACCGGAAAAGATTTATCGGAAGCGGTAGCTGCCGTGCTGGAAAAGCGTGAGCCTCCGGCAAAAGTCCTGCCCAGTGTGGGTTGCAGCATCAAGTGGCGAGCCGGTAATGAACCGGAGGGTTGGGCATGA
- the lspA gene encoding signal peptidase II, with protein MLRYLWLSFAVILADQGVKLWLSHIWRVGQGIVVIPGLLNFRLVHNTGAAFSFLAGAGGWQRWLLIGIALLVVVVIVAILRRLKPGSTWTAIALALILGGAVGNLIDRIRLGYVVDFIGAHWGSLYWPYFNIADSAISIGAVILVLDAFRRH; from the coding sequence ATGTTACGTTACCTTTGGCTGTCTTTTGCCGTCATCCTTGCAGATCAGGGCGTTAAACTCTGGCTGAGCCATATCTGGCGGGTGGGACAGGGTATTGTCGTCATCCCCGGCCTCCTGAATTTTCGCCTCGTTCATAATACGGGGGCTGCTTTCAGTTTTTTGGCAGGTGCAGGCGGTTGGCAGCGCTGGCTGCTCATTGGTATTGCCCTGCTGGTCGTTGTCGTCATTGTCGCCATCCTGCGTCGCCTCAAACCCGGCAGCACCTGGACCGCCATCGCTCTCGCACTCATTCTTGGCGGTGCTGTAGGCAATCTGATTGATCGCATTCGCCTCGGCTATGTAGTGGACTTCATTGGGGCGCACTGGGGTTCTTTATATTGGCCTTACTTCAATATTGCCGATAGCGCCATTTCCATCGGGGCGGTAATTCTGGTTCTGGACGCTTTCCGCCGGCATTAG
- a CDS encoding SDR family NAD(P)-dependent oxidoreductase: MIPVQRCAVVTGASSGIGAETARQLAHQGCKVYVGARRLERLQALAKEIQGVALTLDVTDTESVCQFVDQLPEAVDILVNNAGGALGLEPIAEMEESHWQRMWDSNVLGLARMSKALYPRLLKASSGVGHLVNIGSIAAHETYAGGGGYTACKHAVKAITETLRVEWLGKPIRITEIDPGLVETEFSLVRFAGDAERAASVYAGMEPLVAADIADAISWVVSRPAHVNIDEIIIKPRAQARAGLVHRD, encoded by the coding sequence ATGATTCCCGTTCAGCGCTGTGCCGTGGTTACGGGGGCATCATCGGGTATTGGCGCAGAAACAGCCCGTCAGCTTGCACATCAGGGATGTAAGGTCTACGTCGGTGCCCGCCGTCTGGAAAGACTGCAGGCATTGGCAAAAGAAATTCAGGGGGTGGCCCTGACTCTGGATGTCACTGACACGGAAAGTGTCTGTCAGTTTGTCGATCAGTTGCCCGAGGCTGTAGATATTCTGGTCAATAATGCTGGTGGTGCGCTGGGCCTTGAGCCGATTGCCGAGATGGAGGAATCCCACTGGCAACGCATGTGGGACAGCAATGTGCTGGGCCTGGCGCGGATGAGTAAGGCACTTTATCCACGACTGTTGAAAGCTTCTTCGGGCGTTGGGCATCTGGTCAATATCGGCAGTATTGCCGCCCATGAAACCTATGCCGGTGGTGGCGGTTATACGGCCTGCAAACATGCGGTCAAGGCGATTACCGAGACGCTGCGTGTGGAATGGCTGGGCAAGCCCATCCGCATTACCGAAATAGATCCGGGACTGGTGGAAACCGAATTCAGTCTGGTGCGCTTTGCCGGAGATGCAGAACGTGCAGCGAGTGTATATGCAGGTATGGAGCCTTTGGTGGCAGCAGATATTGCCGACGCCATTAGCTGGGTTGTCAGCCGTCCTGCCCATGTCAATATTGATGAAATCATTATAAAACCACGCGCTCAGGCGCGGGCCGGGCTGGTACACAGGGATTAA
- a CDS encoding DsrE family protein: MTQSKNHSRRQFIGGIAAVAGVGALAISNQGNAQGMMGPTKNKVVFQLNKSDPAYILDILHSAAVVLGHFNSDADIVIDCFGPGLWLLVKAPKNHQHYEKFIMEQVESLHMYGVVFNACEQTMKTIHIDKADLIPQAVPVFSGAVDLITLQQKGYAYIAW; encoded by the coding sequence ATGACCCAATCCAAAAACCATTCCCGTCGTCAGTTTATCGGAGGTATTGCTGCTGTTGCTGGAGTCGGTGCCCTGGCCATCAGCAATCAGGGCAACGCCCAGGGCATGATGGGGCCAACCAAAAACAAGGTAGTGTTTCAACTCAACAAGTCCGATCCGGCTTATATTCTGGACATCCTGCATAGTGCTGCCGTCGTCCTCGGCCATTTCAACAGCGATGCCGACATTGTCATCGACTGCTTCGGACCCGGCCTCTGGTTGCTGGTCAAGGCCCCGAAAAATCATCAACATTACGAAAAATTCATTATGGAACAGGTAGAAAGCCTGCACATGTATGGCGTGGTTTTCAACGCCTGTGAACAGACCATGAAAACCATCCACATCGACAAGGCAGATCTGATTCCACAGGCGGTGCCCGTGTTTAGCGGCGCGGTGGATCTCATTACCCTGCAGCAAAAAGGTTATGCCTATATCGCCTGGTAG